From Chromatiales bacterium, one genomic window encodes:
- the bioD gene encoding dethiobiotin synthase encodes MKPRRYFITGTDTGVGKTQVTAALLLAAKAHGLRSLGVKPVAAGCVPADGRLVNEDALLLQRCSSQSPDYAAVNPVALEPAIAPHIAAERAGISLRATALADQVRAQEASGADVLLVEGAGGWLVPLNQTGTMADLAVALGYPVILVVGMRLGCINHALLTAQAIRASGLELVGWVANSVAAEMDCLAGNVRAIEQRLPALRMGTVPFFAGGCTPEQLNTWLDATSLFGSS; translated from the coding sequence ATGAAGCCTCGCCGCTATTTCATCACCGGCACCGATACGGGCGTCGGCAAGACCCAGGTCACGGCAGCACTGTTGCTGGCGGCAAAGGCGCATGGTCTGCGTTCCCTCGGTGTGAAGCCGGTGGCTGCGGGCTGCGTACCTGCAGACGGGCGGCTGGTGAACGAGGACGCCCTGTTGTTGCAGCGCTGCTCGAGTCAGTCGCCTGACTATGCGGCCGTGAATCCCGTGGCGCTCGAGCCGGCGATAGCACCACATATTGCCGCCGAGCGTGCCGGTATTTCGCTGCGTGCGACAGCGCTGGCGGACCAGGTGCGCGCACAGGAGGCGAGCGGGGCGGATGTGCTGCTGGTCGAAGGTGCCGGCGGCTGGCTGGTACCCCTGAACCAGACCGGGACGATGGCTGATCTCGCTGTCGCGCTTGGCTATCCGGTGATACTCGTGGTCGGCATGCGGCTCGGTTGCATCAATCATGCCCTGCTGACCGCACAGGCGATCAGGGCTTCGGGCCTGGAGCTCGTCGGCTGGGTGGCAAACTCCGTGGCGGCGGAGATGGATTGTCTCGCCGGGAATGTGCGCGCGATTGAACAGCGGCTGCCGGCACTGAGAATGGGGACGGTACCTTTTTTTGCTGGTGGCTGTACGCCCGAACAACTGAATACCTGGCTCGATGCGACCAGCCTGTTCGGATCTTCATGA